In the genome of Candidatus Korarchaeum sp., the window CAACTCTGACTTCAGTATCCCCTACTATCTTCGCGTACCTCGGCATCTTCTCCCCCAGGAAGTTAGATATCTTCACGAGCTTCCTCTCCTTATCTACTTCGACTTTCATCGGGAAGTGAGCGTAAACTATCACCATCTCCTTCCTGAAGCCCTCAGTAACTCCCTTCATCATGTTCCTTATGTGAGCTCTCACAGTGCCCAAGTACGCTCTATTGAACTTCCTCCTCCCATAAGTCCTCACTTTGACCTTCCCTCCCTCAACTGAGAGCTCTATTATCTCGCTGTTGAATTCCTTCTCTAGAGTCCCCCTAGGACCGGAGACCCTTATCTTACTCCCATCTAATTCCACTCTCACGCCATCGGGTATGGGGACCTCGGACTCTAGGGCTAATGTCACCACTCTGGGGTACCTCATCAGATCACCTCAGTAGCAATAAGCTATCAGAACTCCCCCTATTCCCCTCTCCTTCGCCTCCTTATGTGTCATGATCCCCTGGTTCGTTGAGACTATTATCAAGCCCACGTTCTCAGCCGGGAGGTACATCTTCTCCCACTTCTGGAATTCGCTCACTTTGACTGGGTATCTAGGTTTTATCACACCGGCCTTATTTATCCTGCCGTTCAACCTCACTATATACTTCCCGAACCTACCGTCATCGACGTACTCGAAATCATCTATGTAACCGTGCTCCTTC includes:
- a CDS encoding 50S ribosomal protein L6; this encodes MRYPRVVTLALESEVPIPDGVRVELDGSKIRVSGPRGTLEKEFNSEIIELSVEGGKVKVRTYGRRKFNRAYLGTVRAHIRNMMKGVTEGFRKEMVIVYAHFPMKVEVDKERKLVKISNFLGEKMPRYAKIVGDTEVRVEGDRIYIEGISKEDVGQTAANIRLATKIRKKDPRVFMDGIYVVR
- a CDS encoding 30S ribosomal protein S8, producing MTRLDPLADAMSALTNGSMLGKREVVINIASKLIGKVLKVLKEHGYIDDFEYVDDGRFGKYIVRLNGRINKAGVIKPRYPVKVSEFQKWEKMYLPAENVGLIIVSTNQGIMTHKEAKERGIGGVLIAYCY